From the Drosophila sechellia strain sech25 chromosome X, ASM438219v1, whole genome shotgun sequence genome, the window CCTCGTCCTAAGTGGCAACCCCAGATGTCCGTGATCCAGGCCGATGAGCAGCTTCGGCACCGCGTTGCTGTAAGGCTTCATCGGCAGACGCGCATCCCTGTGTACGCCCTGGACATCTCGTCGGCTCAATGTCTGCATCGGCAAACTCAAACTCGAAACGGCATAAACGTTTCTCAATACATGGCGAGTGGGCTTTCCAACTCCACTTATCTTCAGACTCACCACGTTGGTAGGCTCTCTGGTTGCCTTACCTCCAAACCATTGGATATTTAGCTGCCGACGCTCTCCTTGCACTCCAAGATCCCTCCGTAGTTCGTCATCGATCATCGTGACGGAGGATCCGTCATCTAGGAGCGCATACGTATCCACCTTTCGCCCCGCTCCGTACAGCGTAACCGGCAGTATACGGAACAGTAGATGGCCTCCTTCGGCGTCAACGCAGCTCAAATTCCTCTGCATGGGCGCTCCCGCTTCACGCGGAGCTCCTCTCTTCAGGCTGTCGCTGGGAACGGCTGGCTGCCGGTTCCTCTCCTGGTCCCTGTGACCATCTCGTAGCGAAGGCCTCCTGGCCGGGCTGCGTCTGGAAACTGCTGGCTGCTGGTTCCCTTCGTGGCGTCTGAAGCCACCTCGCTGCAGCGGCCTTCGCTCCTCGTCCGCACCATGTAGCAGACGGTGATGCTCCCTTCGGCATCCATTAGTCTGGCACTCACCTCGCGTATAGCAGGATCTAGCCGTGTGCCCGCTTCGCAGGCAATTGAAGCAGAGCCGATGCCTCTTCACATTGCTCCACCTTTCCTGTGGCGAAGCTCCAATAAATTTTCTGCAGTTCAATATTGCATGCTGTCCTCCACAGATGGGACAACCTCCATGCCGATCATCCTGTTGATCGCATTCATTATGGTCGACGCTTGCATGTAGAAGTCGACGCCTCGGCTCCTTTCCCTCGACGTCCAAAACCGTGCACACCACGTTTGCGTACTCCTGTAGCCACGCGCTGAAGTGGACTACAGTGGGAAAGGGCGCAATCGTTGCAGCATGCCTGGCCCAGTCCACTCGCTTGCTCGTTGGCAGCTTAGCCACAAGCTCCTCCATGAGGGTTGGGTTCCCCAGGTGTTGCTCCGCCTTCGCTGACTGCAAGAAGGCCGCGAGGTTACTCACTCGGGTTGCGAAGGGAATGATCTTCGCCAAATTGTGCTCCGAAATTGGCTGCACCTCTCGCACGTTGTTGAGCTGGCTGCGTATAAGCTGCTCCGGTCGGCCGAACCTAAAGCGCAGCTGCTCCATCACGGCGCTGACATTCTCTGGGTGAATCAATAGCGCCTTCACTGCCTCGCGCGCTTCATCCTTCAGCGCCTTCAACAACCTCTGGTTGTTCTCCAGGTCCGTGCAGTTGTACGCTCGGGTCGTCTCCACGAACGCACAGCTGAAGATCGGCCACTCCTCGGGCTGCCCTCCAAATATAGGCAAGTCTGGAAGCTTCCTTGGCCCATATGCTCCCTGGATTCCACTCGGCGTCGTCGCGGCGTAGGATCCGACAAGTGGCGATGCTGTTGCCGCATTGTGGATGCTCACGCCCGGTAGCACGAGTCCATGCGCTGGCTGCGCAGTGCCTGTTGCACACAGTGGCTCCACAAAATAGTTGCTAGTCGTTAGCAATGGCGGTCCACTCGAAGATGGCGGCAGCGTGCAGGCCGCACCGCTCGCACCGTCACCGTTGTATGGCACCGACCCGACCCCGTTATGTAAGGCCTCTCCGTTAGATGTGGGTATTGGCTGGCCGCTCCAAAATGACGGCCGCCCCGACGCTCCACTGTTGGCGCCAACTGCGCTTGGGCCAACTGCGATCGGCGCGTAATTGGCGGTGCTCACACTTTCCAGGGATCTAGCCCTCTCCAGCTCCCTCTCCAACGCTGCGATCCTCTCCATGAGTTCCAACACGAGGGGCTGATTCACTTCCGGTACTGAACTCGCAGCTGTGACAGCTAGGTTGGGAAGCTACTGTAGTACTCACCGTAGTGGCTGGGCAAGGAATCGACGCCGCCGTGATGTTCACCCGCGTCTGAGTTCCTGCTCCATTACTGGCTGGCTGCTGACTCACTGTTGTTATAGGGGTGGCTTCCCCTCCGTTCAGCCGGGCACTCCTCCTGGGGGAATGCTGCATCTTCCCCAGTTCCAAAATAGCGTCGCCGCTGGCTGCGGCCACGGATGCTTGGCGCTCCTTGCGCCTTCTGACCGCTGGCCGCGCTCACACAAATCCTGGCTGGCCGTCTAAACCGTCACTCCAGCTCCGGCAACTCTCTAGCTGGCCGTCTAAACCGTCATTCCAGCGCAAGTTGCCCCTGCAGGCGCCCTAGGACTGCGAATAAAAGATTGTCGTCGTGCGTCACTTGGAGTTGCCTTAAACGGCTACCCCACACATTGGTTCCCGAAAGAAAGGGCAGACTAATCCGTGGTAGTAGAACACGTTTTATTCTGTAAGAATTCAATGTTTCACAAttaaaactaacttaactTATTAGCTCACCGCAGTGTGTCCTCCAACTCTTACACGACAATGCAAGCTCAATTTTCCCGGCTCTTTTTACAATGGCGAAAAACAATGTGCCCAGACACATATGGGCTTATAAATCCTTCCACATTCGGACTtcttaaaaatactaactagcCTATCGATAACAATATTCGATCCGCGACAGCTGTATAGGACCATCTGGTAAGTAAAGGGTGTGGCCAGAGGAATTGATGGTAGTGC encodes:
- the LOC116802202 gene encoding uncharacterized protein LOC116802202; translation: MERIAALERELERARSLESVSTANYAPIAVGPSAVGANSGASGRPSFWSGQPIPTSNGEALHNGVGSVPYNGDGASGAACTLPPSSSGPPLLTTSNYFVEPLCATGTAQPAHGLVLPGVSIHNAATASPLVGSYAATTPSGIQGAYGPRKLPDLPIFGGQPEEWPIFSCAFVETTRAYNCTDLENNQRLLKALKDEAREAVKALLIHPENVSAVMEQLRFRFGRPEQLIRSQLNNVREVQPISEHNLAKIIPFATRVSNLAAFLQSAKAEQHLGNPTLMEELVAKLPTSKRVDWARHAATIAPFPTVVHFSAWLQEYANVVCTVLDVEGKEPRRRLLHASVDHNECDQQDDRHGGCPICGGQHAILNCRKFIGASPQERWSNVKRHRLCFNCLRSGHTARSCYTRGECQTNGCRREHHRLLHGADEERRPLQRGGFRRHEGNQQPAVSRRSPARRPSLRDGHRDQERNRQPAVPSDSLKRGAPREAGAPMQRNLSCVDAEGGHLLFRILPVTLYGAGRKVDTYALLDDGSSVTMIDDELRRDLGVQGERRQLNIQWFGGKATREPTNVVSLKISGVGKPTRHVLRNVYAVSSLSLPMQTLSRRDVQGVHRDARLPMKPYSNAVPKLLIGLDHGHLGLPLRTRRFAREGPYAAATELGWVVFGPVSGQPTTPSPRSCLLAVSVDDAMEKMVEDYFDMENFGVKTAPPVAANDDVRAQRILEDTTVKVGRRYQTGLLWKDDHVVLPPSKEIHKDAGFELCKFSSSSPTVETALGPGRVKSVGWGEAEEKILGMRWQVATDDFRFNVEYHRVPSSVLSGDRVPTKREYLSLVMSTFDPLGFLCCLMVTAKLLLREIWRQKIQWDEPLPEELSKAFATWRKEMDAVGQFRCPRHYFGSSPPG